The segment TATCGATTTCACCGCCTCCGTCGCGTTCCCGCATCGTCAGCACGCAATGTGAACCGGAGAGCCCCTTCCAGTCATAGCCTTCCAGGATGAGTGTGATGATTTCGGCAAGCGCGTTCCGGTCGCCTTCCATGGGAAGTGCCGCGGGAGATGCGCCGGTGACCACCCTCGCCTCGGCCTGAAGGGAGGCGATCATTTCGCGTACAAGCGTGACCGCGTCGAAAGCGTACGCTTCGATTTTACGCGGCAGGAAAGCGGCGAAGAGATTCTGGAGCATCCGGTCAATACGGTCGGCCTGTTCCTTGATCATGCGGTACGATTTCTCGACCGAAAGGGGGTCATCAGCCTTTAGAGAGAGAAGCTGGGCGTATCCCTTTATGGTTGTAAGAGGATTTCTAAGCTCGTGGCTCAGATTTCGGATGAGGCTCTCGATGATTACTGCGGTATCGTCGATTTTCACGGCGCATCACCTGAAATCGATCGATGCGGCGTCGGCCCAGAGCCTTTCGAGCTGATAGTACTTCCTCATTTCGCGCGTGAATATATGGATCACAACCTCGTGATAGTCGAGCGCGATCCACGGCGAATCGAGGTCCGCCCGCGACCGCTCGGAAAAGCCCTCCCCCTTGAAATAACGTTGCGCCTCCCGCGCGAGCGCCCTGCCGTGAGTGTGCGAATTGGCCGTGGCGATGACGAAGTAATCGAGGTAGCTGTTGATTTTCGAAAGGTCGATCAGCAGCACGTCGTCGGCCTTTTTTTCATCAAGCAGGCGCGCAGCGCCCCTGGCGATTTCTATAACATCCTCTTCGGTGACTTTTTTTGGTGCCTTCACTTTATGTAATCCTTTCCGATGATTATAACCGCGCTGTTAAGCTGTGAACTGTCTATGATATGGTGCACCCGGTCAACACCCAGTATCTCGGCGACGCGCATGGCATTGCCCGTGTCACCCCCCTGGTTGATGATGATGGTATGGTCGAAGAAAGGATACGGTGATGTGCCGAACTCGACCACGGTAAGCCCCTCCTTCATGAGTATGTTCCTCATCTTTTTCGCGAGCCCCGGAACGCTGGTCCCGTTGAGTATCTTGACCTTTATTGACTGGTCGCTCCTCTCGTCCAGAACCATCGCTCCGAGGAATTCGCTCTCGTAAAGCTTGTAAGATATATCATCGATTACGTAATTGCCTTTTTCGTCAAGACCGCCGGGAACCAGCGTGCTTATCAGCCCCGCGTCTTCGAAGAAGTATTTAAGCAGCGACAGTATTTCCTGGTCGAGAAGATTGGTGCGTACGTTCTTGATCACCTCGGCCGCGAAATCCTTGTTATAAAAACGTTTGTATTTCTTTCTGTTCGAGTGGAGGGTTAGCAGGACGTCCTGTATACGGTCATATTTTCTAAATATGGAATTGCCATCCACCGAGTTGATGTAATCGATGATTTTCCCGCCATCTAAGTAATTGACTCCTATCCGCGCGTCACCCTGGTCCTTCCATTGATCGAGAATGAATAGGTCAATGCCCTCTATAAGATCGACTGTTCTTCGAACATCCTGGGCATAGAGCTCGACATAAAAGTGTAAATGCATCTTTAGATCACGCGCGAGCGACTGGCTTATCTTATTGAAACTGTCTATGTCGATGTCCTCGATTCGGGCCGACCGCTTCCTGCCCGAATCGAAAAAGATCTTGAGGTTGGGCGGAAGGAAGGTGATCCCGATCCTGGCGTTATTCGGGTTTATGCTGAGTATCGCGAAAAACCTGTGTTTGTTGTCCCGGTACGCATTACTTCCCGCGATAAGTACGTTAATCATCTTTTTATTCTGTGCGAGCGTCTCGACAGCGTTGCGCGTCGAAATGCGGTAAAAATAGACAATTCCCAGAAGCGCCAGCGCCGCCGCACCCGCCCATATCCCGTATTTAATGAACTGTTTATTCAATCCCTGTACAACCCCTTGTCTTTGATATATTCCCCGACCCCGTCATGGACCATGTAACGTATGGAACGTCCCGTCCTCACCCGCGCGCGTATCTCCGTCGAACTCAGATCGATCAGCGGGTTCCGTATCATGATATAGCGTGCCGCCACCGCGTCTATCGCGGGATTATCCGGAATGATCCCGGGCCGCATCATCACCGCAAATGTCGCGATTGCGACGATATCGCGATAGTCCCTCCATGTATGTATTTCGTTGAAGGAATCGGCGCCTACGACTAAATACAGGTCGCTTCCCGGAAACTCGTGCGCGAGGTCGCGCAAGGTGATAATGCTGTAAGACGGTTCCTCTCTGTCTATTTCCACGCGCGAAACGCTGAAGCGGTCGTTTCCTTCGGTGGCGAGCCGGAGCATCTCGTACCGGTCATCCGGCAAAACCGAGGCGTCGATTTCCTTGTGGACCGGCATACGGGACGGTATAAAAAGCATCCGGTCGAGCCCCAGGTCTTCCCGAACCACATCGGCGTTGATCAGGTGCCCGACATGCACGGGATTGAATGTTCCCCCGAGGACGCCGAGTTTCAAGACCGGACCTGTCCGTTTCCGTATACGACGTACTTCAGACAGGTCAGCCCGCCGATTCCCATCGTACCGCGCGCGTGGAGTTTTTGCGTCGAGATTCCCACCTCGGCGCCGAGGCCGAACTCGCCTCCGTCGTGGAACCGGGTCGAAGCGTTGACGAAAACCGCCGCCGAATCGACCTGTAAAAGGAATCTCTCAGCCGCGGCATAGTCGCTTGTCACGATCGCCTCTGAGTGTCCCGAGCCGTATCGTTCGATATGATTGATCGCCTCGTCCATTCCGCCGACTATCTTTACCGCGAGCACGAGCTCGAGATACTCCGCGTACCAGTCTTCTTCCGTAGCGGACTTCACCTTTCCAGGTAAAATGGCCGCGCTTTCATAACAGCCCCTCAGCTCCACACCCCGCTTTGCGAGCGCGTCGAGGAGACCTCCGGTATGC is part of the Spirochaetota bacterium genome and harbors:
- the rsfS gene encoding ribosome silencing factor is translated as MKAPKKVTEEDVIEIARGAARLLDEKKADDVLLIDLSKINSYLDYFVIATANSHTHGRALAREAQRYFKGEGFSERSRADLDSPWIALDYHEVVIHIFTREMRKYYQLERLWADAASIDFR
- a CDS encoding LytR C-terminal domain-containing protein, translating into MNKQFIKYGIWAGAAALALLGIVYFYRISTRNAVETLAQNKKMINVLIAGSNAYRDNKHRFFAILSINPNNARIGITFLPPNLKIFFDSGRKRSARIEDIDIDSFNKISQSLARDLKMHLHFYVELYAQDVRRTVDLIEGIDLFILDQWKDQGDARIGVNYLDGGKIIDYINSVDGNSIFRKYDRIQDVLLTLHSNRKKYKRFYNKDFAAEVIKNVRTNLLDQEILSLLKYFFEDAGLISTLVPGGLDEKGNYVIDDISYKLYESEFLGAMVLDERSDQSIKVKILNGTSVPGLAKKMRNILMKEGLTVVEFGTSPYPFFDHTIIINQGGDTGNAMRVAEILGVDRVHHIIDSSQLNSAVIIIGKDYIK
- a CDS encoding histidine kinase dimerization/phospho-acceptor domain-containing protein, producing the protein MKIDDTAVIIESLIRNLSHELRNPLTTIKGYAQLLSLKADDPLSVEKSYRMIKEQADRIDRMLQNLFAAFLPRKIEAYAFDAVTLVREMIASLQAEARVVTGASPAALPMEGDRNALAEIITLILEGYDWKGLSGSHCVLTMRERDGGGEIDIRFEGVEMVEVEESIFYLPFSLKKYYLKGTELYEAYFIAHACGWTILPLPLRDGHGAGFRIMI
- the nadD gene encoding nicotinate-nucleotide adenylyltransferase, whose translation is MKLGVLGGTFNPVHVGHLINADVVREDLGLDRMLFIPSRMPVHKEIDASVLPDDRYEMLRLATEGNDRFSVSRVEIDREEPSYSIITLRDLAHEFPGSDLYLVVGADSFNEIHTWRDYRDIVAIATFAVMMRPGIIPDNPAIDAVAARYIMIRNPLIDLSSTEIRARVRTGRSIRYMVHDGVGEYIKDKGLYRD